GCGCCTGTGTCTGTACCTGAGCAAGAATCTCACCGCTTGGAATGCCCGCTAGTTGACGCAATTGAATGCGGATATGCGCAGCGTCGGTATCCAGCTGTAAGAGCTTACGCTCAGCTTCTTGTACCGTCAGTCGCTTAATGGAACGGCCGCTGCTATACCATGCAAAACGAACGCGTGAAACTGGTGCCTGTGCGATAGGCAGCTGCCGCCAGCTTTGTTTAAGATGTAAACGTGCTAGCCCGTTGCGTTGCAGCACCGCATCAACATGCGGATGGCGCTGAGGTAGGCGGCTTTTAGCATCGCTAAAAGACTGTGGATGAGCTTCTTTAATACGCTGTAGCAGTTCGCTAAATATTTTTTTGGTTTGATTGATAGCGCTTATCGCTGCAAGCAGTTCATCGTTAGCTGCCACGATTGCAATGTAATTGCGTGTTTCACGACCATCTTGATCCTGCTCATGCCACATATCGAGCAGCGCTTCTCGCAGCCAGTGATGCGGGTGGACTGTTTGATGAAAGACCCATGTTGGCGGTGATTGCTGCTCGTATAGCGAGGCGGCGGTATCAATGGTGGCGAGTAAATAGTCAAACTGCTGCTCGAGTTGGAGCAGCAGCTGATAGGCGGCGGGTGACGATGAGCCCGGTTTATTGGTAGACATAGTTATTTACGTGGCTCGCTAAGACCGCTTTGATTGACGTTTTTGTCAAGTAAGGGGCGCATCTTTATCCGCTTGCGCTAACAGCGTTTCGATATCGGCTTCATCCATCGCCGATTCGCCTGATATGCGGTGTGATTCGTCGGCCCAGGCACCTAAATCTAACAGCTGGCAGCGCTTGCTGCAGAAAGGGCGATAAGTGCTTTCTGGTAGCCACTGAACGGGCTTGGCGCACTGTGGGCAGTTAACCTCGAGCGGGGAATCGTTTGCAGGGCTAGCCATAAAAACTCCGGTTGTGGTAACAAATGCGATATATCAGCAGTTAAGCAGCTGACGATAGGATGTATCAAGCCGTGCCACTTGCTTAGTCATGCTGGCGTGGTCACCACTGTTATCAATCACATCATCTGCCTTTGCTAGCCGTTGGTCGCGTGTAAGTTGGGCCGCGAGAATAGCACGCACCTGACTTTCACTCACCCCATCTCGCATCAGGGTTCTGGAGAGTTGCAGCGCTTGAGACACATCCACAACGATGCAGCGGCTGACCAGCTCGCTTTGACCCGATTCAAACAGTAGCGGCGACACCAGCAGCACATACGGCGCGCCCTGGAGTTTAAGCCTCTTCAAGTGCTCTAGAATACGCTCGCGTATTTTGGGATGCGTGACCGACTCTAGCCACTGCCGTTGCTCAGGGTCTTTAAAGACAATGTCACGTAGAGCGGCGCGATTAAGCGTGCCATCTTGGCAGACGATTTGATTACCGAAGCGATTTTTAATGGCAAGCAAAGCGGGTTCCCCGGTGGCAACAACTTCTCTAGCCACATCGTCGGCATCAATCCAGGCGGCGCCAAGCGTTTCAAAGGCACGAGCAACTGTAGACTTACCTGATCCAATTCCCCCAGTTAATCCGATAATCATAAGTGCCTCAAATGGCTAATTTTAAAATGGCTGGGTTTCAAATAACCAAACTGACATACAGCGCCATAAGCTCATCACCGGCTAACAGTGCTACCCAGCCAGCAAGTGCCAGAAATGGGCCAAATGGTAGCGGCTTTCCACGTAAATGTGGCAAAAAGGCCTGTGTGATGAGCCCGATAATGGCTCCAAGTCCTGCGGAAAGTATTAACATTAGCGGTAAAAAACTCCATCCTAGCCAAGCGCCAAGTGCCGCGAGCAATTTAAAGTCGCCAAAGCCCATGCCTTCTTTGCCCGTGATTAGTTTGAATAGCCAATAAAAACCCCACAGGATTAAGTAACCTGCCATGGCGCCAATGACAGCATCCGATAGCATCAATGGCTGGAAGATAAGCTGGAACAGCAAACCTGCCCATAGTAGCGGTAGGGTGATTACGTCGGGTAGCAATTGAGTGCGAAAGTCGATCACGGCGAGGGCTAGCAGCATCATGCAGGCGATATAAATAAATACGGATTCTGCGCTTAGTCCGTGAAGCGCTAACACGGCTAAGGCTAACAGGCCGCCGGCTATTTCGATTAAGGGATATTGTAGGCTAATGCCTGTTTTACACTCTGCGCAGCGCCCACGACGCTTTATCCAGCCGATAACAGGCAGATTGTCGTGCCAAGCGATAGGGGCTTCACAGCGCGGACACATAGAGCCAGGTGTTGCTAAGTTAAAGCGCGTTGATTGTTCTTCATCTAGTTCAAGAGCTGCACGAGCCTCGCCGCGCCAATAGCGCATTAACATGACCGGCAGACGTGTAATCACGACATTGAGAAAACTGCCTAGGCAAAGCCCGACCATTAAAGCCAGTAACCACACGATAAGAGAAGGGTGGTACATGTCGCTCCTCAGCATTTTGAAATGATAGAAACCTTAGAGAGCAGAACCTAGCTCGAAGATAGGTAAATACATCGAGACCACAACGCCACCTACCACAGCACCTAATATAACAATGATAATGGGCTCCATGAGCGACGTTAGCGCATCGACTTTATTATCGACTTCTTCTTCATAATAATCGGCGATACGATTAAGCATGGCGTCTAGTGAGCCAGCCTCTTCCCCGACTCCCACCATTTGAATGGCTATAGGGGGAAAGCAGTTTGTCATACGCATAGAAAAATGTAACGGGTGCCCGGTGGCTACATCCCTACGTGTTTGTAACACCGCACGCTCATAAACCTTATTGCCTGTGGCTCCAGCGCCTATATCTAATCCCTCGACCAGCGGAATACCCGATGCGAACGTCGTTGCTAAAGTGTGTGAAAAGCGAGCAAGGGCGGATTTGTGTGCAATATCGCCTATCACGGGTAAGTGAAGAAGCGCTGCATGCATGCGGTAGGCAGTGCTTGGGGAGCGCTGCAAGCCAATAGCGCTGAGCAAGCTCGGAAAAGTTCACTGTCATCTGCGTCAATGCCGGTAGCTCAGCGCCAAAATTCTGAAACATAGCCTCGAATTCAGGCACTACTTTGATTAACAGCAGCATGGTCACTGCAATGCCGACCGTTAAAACGGCGCAGGGGTACCACAGCGCTTTTTTTACACGCGCTTTTAACGACGCCACTTTTTCCTTGTATGTGGCGACACGATCAAGCATTTGATCCAGCGCACCAGACTGTTCGCCTGCATTTATTAAGTTAACAAACAGTCGATCAAAGTATTTTGGATGATGGCCTAAGGCGTCAGAAAAACTCGAGCCTGACGAAATATCATTCATCACGTGTTGCATGACGGACGCCATAGCAGGTTTCTTCAAGCTTTCAGTGACCACTTGAAGCGCTTGCAGAAGGGGAATGCCCGCTCGAATCATTGTCGCCATCTGGCGGGCAAATAGCGTGATGTCACTAGCGTTAATGCGGCTACTGCCGACTAAGTTGCTTTTCTTGCTAATGTGCCGGACAACAATATCTTGTTTGCGCAATCTTGCGGCTATTTCAGCCTTATTGCGCCCGATCATTTCACCACTTAACGCCCTGTCTTGAGATCCCTTGCCGATCCATTTCCAGCGCGAGAGCCTAGTGGCACGAGTAGGGCGCAGGCGTTTGGTATTGGCCATACCTTACTCCTTGCTCACTCGGTGGATCTCTTCAAGGCTGGTAACACCCTGCATTACTTTTAATAAGCCGTTGCGATGCAGGCTCAGAAAGCCTTCTCGACGGGCCTGTTGGTCGATATCAAGCGCGTTAGCATCGCGCAGTATTAACTGGCGGATGGCATCAGTGATAGGCACCACTTCATAAAGGCCGATCCGACCTTTATAACCTTGCGTGCAGTGGCGACAGCTGGCAGCTTTGTAGATAGTCGAGTGAAGGATTTCTTCATCGCAGAAGCCTTGTTTATGTAATATCTCATGAGGAACTTCCGCAGGCTGTTTGCAATGTGGGCAAAGCTTACGCGCCAAGCGCTGGGCAATAATGAGCGTTACGGCGCTTGCGATGTTAAATGATGAAATACCCATTTGAGCGAGACGGATGAGCGTCTCAGCGGCTGAGTTGGTGTGCACCGTCGACAGCACCAAGTGGCCTGTCTGAGCGGCCTTGACGGCAATGTCAGCTGTTTCAAGATCTCGAACTTCACCGACCATGATCACGTCGGGATCTTGGCGCAAAAATGCCCGCAGTGTGCTGGCAAAATCGAGGCCTATTTTGGGTAGTACGCTTACCTGGTTGATACCGGGTATCTTGATTTCAACAGGATCTTCTGCGGTACAAATATTGCGCTCAACTTTATTAAGAATATTAACACCGGTATAGAGCGAAACGGTTTTGCCACTACCGGTAGGTCCGGTTACTAGGATCATGCCTTGCGGCTGTTTTAACGCTTGCTGGTAGTGGTCACGCTGCTCATCGGTAAAGCCTAGTTGCTCGATGCTTAGCTGGGCGGTAGCGGGATCTAGAATTCGAAGCACAATCTTTTCACCATAGACCGTGGGTAGCGAATTGATCCTGAAATCAAGCGCACGGGTTTGCGAAATATTGAGTTTTAGTGAGCCATCCTGCGGCAGTCGTCGTTCTGATATATCCAGGCGTGCCATGACTTTTAAACGGGCAGCAATCCGCTTGCACAATGCTAGCGGAGGTTGGGCAATTTCAACGAGCAATCCGTCTATGCGAAAGCGCACGCGATAAAGTGTTTCATAGGGCTCGAAATGGATGTCGGATGCGCCACGACGAACCGCATCCAACACGATGTTATTAACAAATCTCACGACGGGCGCATCATCGCTGTCCTGAAAGGACTCTTCCATGGGCTGTTCGCTATCCAAGTGCGGACTCGCCGCAGTGTTTAGATCGTTAATAGCTGAATTAATAGCGTCTAGCTCATGTGGCGTATCATCGTTATATTCACTTAAAGAAAGATAACTATTAAGAGATGCTGTGATTTGGTCTGCAGGTGCGAGTATGCCTTCAATATTAAGCCCCGTGGCTATTTGTAGTTCATCCAGCTTTGTCAATGCCGCAGGATAGGCGACTGCGACGGTTAAATGCTGACCATGGCGTGCCACTGGAAGGGCTTTAAGGCGTCGCAGTAGCTGGGCGGGGTATTTATATGCCGGAGGTAAGCTACTCATATTAACGTCATCAAGACTTATCACGGGAAGCCTATGTTCATCGCCCGCTATTACCGTTGCAGCAACAGGATCAATTAGCCCGCTTTCAATAACATGCTGAAAATAAGATATTTTTAGATTATTGGACGCTCTTTCCAGTGCGCCTGCCTGTGTATCCGTCAATAGCCCATGATGGACAAGGCGGCGCTTAATATTTAAAGCGTCACCATTTGGCATAGGATGCCCTTCCTTAGGTTTTATATATGGCTGACTCATCTGAAGACCTATATTAGATCAGCATGAACGAAAGCGCGTGTCGTTATTAGGCGACTGCTTGCACTAGATTAGCCTTATTTTTAGCAACAATAACAGGGTAATATTTAATTAGATATATTATGTTTTTGGCTTGTAATATTAATTGTAATGAGCTATTTTTTAATTTTACAACTCATTATAATTAACTAATAGTGTGGCTTTCTACCGAGATATCAGGAGCTTAACCGTGCCATTATCATTAAGAGAAACGCGGGTAATCCGATGCAGTAATCAGCGCGGCTTCACGCTGATCGAGCTGATGATCGTTGTGGCTATTATTGGGGTTTTGGCGGCCTTCGCGGTGCCCCAGTATCAGAACTATGTAGGGCGTGCACAGGTGGGTGAGGCCTTGAGTTTAATGTCGCCTGTCAAAGCAGCTATTTCTGAGTACCATATAACGCACGGTGCATTTCCTGATGATAATGAGCAAGCAGGGCTCTCTGCGCCAGACCAGCTCTCGGGTAGATATGTTGCGAGTATTGATGTTTCTCCAGGAGAATCGGGCGTAACAGTAATCACAATGCAAGATAGTTCGGTTGTTAGTGACTTGGCAGGTGGCACGCTAGTTTTTGATCCTAATGGGGAAGGTGGTGAGGGTATTAATTGGGAGTGCAGAGTGGGTGGTGAGAACGAGATCGATCCTAAATTTTTGCCTTCTGAATGTCGTTGAATTAACAACGCTTGGTATCGTCCTCCGTTGATATGAAAAGGGCTGGTCGGTGCTAAATATATTCATTAAAAGCCGCTGCGACTCGAAAATTATCCCTTGTCAGCTTATTGTGTTCAGTTATATCCATTAGTCATCCCCAATAGGAGATTCAATGACTGACCACACGCTATCGTCTCGGCTCAAAATCGCCATTTCCATCGCTGAGGAAGCCGGCCAGATGATTGTTGGCGCTCGCGAGCAGCAGGGGTTTTCGCGGCATTTGAAAAAAGATAATGAGTTGGTCACCGATGTGGATGTTGCTGTTGATCGGCTTATAAGCGAGCGGCTAGAGGAGCACTTTCCCGGTGAAGCACGGCTAAGTGAAGAGCTCGCTCCTGAAAGCGCTCTGCATGTAAAAGCCCAAAGACTTTGGGTCGTAGATCCTATCGATGGCACGGTCAATTTTGCCCAGGGATTGCGGCACGTAGCTGTCTCTATAGGATGGATGGAAGAGGGTGTTGCCAAAGTTGGCGTGGTTCATGCGCCATTTTTAGGCGAAACCTTTAGTGCTGTAGAAGGTGGAGGAGCTTTTTGCAATGGTCAATCCATTCAGCCGAGCAACGCAGATTCCCTGATTCATACCTTGGTTGGTACAGGCTTTCCTTATCGTCATGAGTCGCGTAAACAGCTGCTAAAACGTTTAGAAGCAGTACTAATGCACTGCCAAGATCTTCGTCGCAATGGTGCGGCCGCGCTAGATTTATGCGATGTTGCCTGTGGACGCTTAGATGCCTATTACGAAAGTGTTTCGCCCTGGGATTTTGTTGCAGGATGGGTAATAGCACGAGAGGCGGGCGCACGAGTAGGGCACTTATACGAAGTGCCGTCAGCGGTGCCAGCTGATCTCTACTCAGAGCATTTGCTCGTGGCTGCGCCTGGTGTGTATGACGCCATGGCGTATCTTCTGCTTGAAGCTGATCAACGCGAGTGAAGAGGGTATGAAAGGTAACAGTGGGGTGTGACAAATACTTGAATAGAAACGCTATAAGGGCTTTTCATTTGTTCACGAACCGGCTAGTATACGCACCGTCTTGAGGCAAAGATGTAAAGGCCAATAAAGACTGCGGAGCGTGGCGCAGCTTGGTAGCGCGTTGCAATGGGGTTGCAAAGGTCGCAGGTTCGAATCCTGTCGCTCCGACCAAATATGTTGAAAAACGCCGCTTAGGTTAAAACCGAGCGGCGTTTTTTTGTCTGAGTGTTTCGTGTGGTCCGCTAGTCCATCAGGCCAGCCATCAGCTATTCACTAATGGTGAATACAGGAATGCGCATCAACGTTGCAAGCTGAGAGCGGTCTTGCAATAAGTCGGCAAGGGTATATTG
This DNA window, taken from Vreelandella profundi, encodes the following:
- a CDS encoding DNA replication terminus site-binding protein, with the translated sequence MSTNKPGSSSPAAYQLLLQLEQQFDYLLATIDTAASLYEQQSPPTWVFHQTVHPHHWLREALLDMWHEQDQDGRETRNYIAIVAANDELLAAISAINQTKKIFSELLQRIKEAHPQSFSDAKSRLPQRHPHVDAVLQRNGLARLHLKQSWRQLPIAQAPVSRVRFAWYSSGRSIKRLTVQEAERKLLQLDTDAAHIRIQLRQLAGIPSGEILAQVQTQAPLMRANLFFTEPLADGHSRRALNAAMPIFVPDNNQRLPHINLPALHPPTTRTRARRCDEKIEQEMFLPSIRVYRYR
- a CDS encoding inositol monophosphatase family protein — encoded protein: MTDHTLSSRLKIAISIAEEAGQMIVGAREQQGFSRHLKKDNELVTDVDVAVDRLISERLEEHFPGEARLSEELAPESALHVKAQRLWVVDPIDGTVNFAQGLRHVAVSIGWMEEGVAKVGVVHAPFLGETFSAVEGGGAFCNGQSIQPSNADSLIHTLVGTGFPYRHESRKQLLKRLEAVLMHCQDLRRNGAAALDLCDVACGRLDAYYESVSPWDFVAGWVIAREAGARVGHLYEVPSAVPADLYSEHLLVAAPGVYDAMAYLLLEADQRE
- the pilB gene encoding type IV-A pilus assembly ATPase PilB, encoding MSQPYIKPKEGHPMPNGDALNIKRRLVHHGLLTDTQAGALERASNNLKISYFQHVIESGLIDPVAATVIAGDEHRLPVISLDDVNMSSLPPAYKYPAQLLRRLKALPVARHGQHLTVAVAYPAALTKLDELQIATGLNIEGILAPADQITASLNSYLSLSEYNDDTPHELDAINSAINDLNTAASPHLDSEQPMEESFQDSDDAPVVRFVNNIVLDAVRRGASDIHFEPYETLYRVRFRIDGLLVEIAQPPLALCKRIAARLKVMARLDISERRLPQDGSLKLNISQTRALDFRINSLPTVYGEKIVLRILDPATAQLSIEQLGFTDEQRDHYQQALKQPQGMILVTGPTGSGKTVSLYTGVNILNKVERNICTAEDPVEIKIPGINQVSVLPKIGLDFASTLRAFLRQDPDVIMVGEVRDLETADIAVKAAQTGHLVLSTVHTNSAAETLIRLAQMGISSFNIASAVTLIIAQRLARKLCPHCKQPAEVPHEILHKQGFCDEEILHSTIYKAASCRHCTQGYKGRIGLYEVVPITDAIRQLILRDANALDIDQQARREGFLSLHRNGLLKVMQGVTSLEEIHRVSKE
- a CDS encoding pilin, with product MPLSLRETRVIRCSNQRGFTLIELMIVVAIIGVLAAFAVPQYQNYVGRAQVGEALSLMSPVKAAISEYHITHGAFPDDNEQAGLSAPDQLSGRYVASIDVSPGESGVTVITMQDSSVVSDLAGGTLVFDPNGEGGEGINWECRVGGENEIDPKFLPSECR
- a CDS encoding prepilin peptidase, whose product is MYHPSLIVWLLALMVGLCLGSFLNVVITRLPVMLMRYWRGEARAALELDEEQSTRFNLATPGSMCPRCEAPIAWHDNLPVIGWIKRRGRCAECKTGISLQYPLIEIAGGLLALAVLALHGLSAESVFIYIACMMLLALAVIDFRTQLLPDVITLPLLWAGLLFQLIFQPLMLSDAVIGAMAGYLILWGFYWLFKLITGKEGMGFGDFKLLAALGAWLGWSFLPLMLILSAGLGAIIGLITQAFLPHLRGKPLPFGPFLALAGWVALLAGDELMALYVSLVI
- the coaE gene encoding dephospho-CoA kinase (Dephospho-CoA kinase (CoaE) performs the final step in coenzyme A biosynthesis.) produces the protein MIIGLTGGIGSGKSTVARAFETLGAAWIDADDVAREVVATGEPALLAIKNRFGNQIVCQDGTLNRAALRDIVFKDPEQRQWLESVTHPKIRERILEHLKRLKLQGAPYVLLVSPLLFESGQSELVSRCIVVDVSQALQLSRTLMRDGVSESQVRAILAAQLTRDQRLAKADDVIDNSGDHASMTKQVARLDTSYRQLLNC
- the yacG gene encoding DNA gyrase inhibitor YacG, coding for MASPANDSPLEVNCPQCAKPVQWLPESTYRPFCSKRCQLLDLGAWADESHRISGESAMDEADIETLLAQADKDAPLT